From one Natrinema saccharevitans genomic stretch:
- a CDS encoding DapH/DapD/GlmU-related protein — protein sequence MTYYQDYGPDRTRTLEPEPTLHDPVSITESELGAWTEVRHHARLNESAIGDYTYLMERVQLDYATVGKFGNVAADARLGPTNHPIDRPTAHHFTYRAAMYDLGSDDESIFEWRADQPVEIGHDVWIGHGAIVLPGVTIGNGAVVGAGAVVTKDIPAYTLVAGVPAEPIRRRFPEDVAARIEATEWWHWDHATLAERLDAFRDLERFLAEFAPEESRQCGQADA from the coding sequence ATGACCTACTACCAGGACTACGGGCCGGACCGGACGCGCACGCTCGAGCCGGAACCGACGCTACACGACCCCGTCTCGATCACCGAGAGCGAACTCGGAGCGTGGACGGAGGTCCGGCATCACGCCCGGCTCAACGAGTCGGCGATCGGTGACTACACCTATCTCATGGAGCGCGTCCAACTCGATTACGCCACCGTCGGGAAGTTCGGCAACGTCGCGGCCGACGCCAGGCTCGGCCCGACGAACCACCCGATCGACCGGCCGACGGCCCACCACTTCACCTACCGGGCGGCGATGTACGACCTCGGCAGCGACGACGAATCGATCTTCGAGTGGCGGGCCGATCAGCCGGTTGAGATCGGTCACGACGTCTGGATCGGGCACGGTGCGATCGTTTTGCCCGGGGTCACTATCGGTAACGGTGCGGTCGTCGGTGCCGGTGCCGTCGTCACCAAAGACATCCCCGCCTACACGCTCGTCGCTGGAGTCCCTGCCGAACCGATCCGCCGGCGGTTCCCCGAGGACGTGGCCGCCCGCATCGAGGCGACCGAGTGGTGGCACTGGGACCACGCGACGCTGGCCGAGCGACTCGACGCGTTCCGTGATCTCGAGCGATTCCTCGCCGAGTTCGCTCCCGAAGAGAGCCGTCAGTGTGGACAGGCCGACGCGTGA